A single window of Streptomyces sp. NBC_00464 DNA harbors:
- a CDS encoding 3-hydroxybutyrate dehydrogenase: protein METSRRPDHEPPAPSPGGESPQPPAEPLLAGRTALVTGAASGIGRACAQALAAAGAHVHVVDRSGEAAKGLAEEIGGTAWVVDLSDPAVVDTLPADVDVVVNNAGLQHVAPVHEFPPERFALIQRVMVETPFRILRRTLPGMYERGWGRVVNISSVHGLRASPYKSAYVTAKHALEGLSKVVALEAAEHGVTSNCVSPGYVRTPLVENQIADQARTHGISEADVVGRVMLERSAIKRLIEPADVAEAVLWLCGPRTGHITGTSLSMDGGWTAN from the coding sequence ATGGAGACTTCCCGCAGACCGGATCACGAGCCCCCCGCCCCCTCCCCCGGCGGCGAATCACCGCAGCCCCCCGCCGAACCGCTGCTGGCCGGGCGCACCGCGCTGGTGACCGGAGCGGCGAGCGGCATCGGGCGGGCCTGTGCGCAGGCGCTGGCCGCGGCGGGTGCACATGTGCACGTCGTGGACCGGTCCGGCGAGGCCGCGAAGGGCCTGGCGGAGGAGATCGGCGGGACGGCCTGGGTGGTGGACCTGTCCGACCCGGCGGTCGTCGACACGCTGCCGGCCGACGTGGACGTCGTGGTCAACAACGCGGGGCTCCAGCACGTCGCCCCCGTCCACGAGTTCCCGCCGGAACGCTTCGCGCTCATCCAGCGCGTGATGGTGGAGACCCCGTTCCGCATCTTGCGCCGGACCCTGCCGGGCATGTACGAACGCGGCTGGGGGCGCGTGGTCAACATCTCGTCGGTGCACGGGCTGCGCGCGAGCCCGTACAAGTCGGCCTATGTGACGGCCAAGCACGCACTGGAGGGGCTGAGCAAGGTGGTGGCGCTCGAAGCGGCGGAGCACGGGGTGACGAGCAACTGCGTCAGCCCCGGTTACGTACGCACGCCCCTGGTCGAGAACCAGATCGCCGACCAGGCACGGACGCACGGCATCTCGGAGGCGGACGTGGTGGGGCGGGTGATGCTGGAGCGCAGCGCGATCAAACGGCTGATCGAACCGGCGGACGTCGCCGAGGCGGTCCTGTGGCTGTGCGGGCCGCGCACCGGGCACATCACCGGCACCTCGCTCTCCATGGACGGCGGCTGGACCGCCAACTGA